One window of the Eucalyptus grandis isolate ANBG69807.140 chromosome 8, ASM1654582v1, whole genome shotgun sequence genome contains the following:
- the LOC104415688 gene encoding flavonoid 3',5'-methyltransferase produces MERGRDKGEILASKALSKYILETNAYPREHEQLKELREATVQKYQIRSIMNVPADEGQLISMMLKLMNAKKTIEIGVFTGCSLLTTALALPADGKIIAIDPDKEAYEIGLPYIRKAGVDHKINFIQSDAFSVLNDLVADSQEKGTFDFAFVDAKKDDYMKYHELVLKLVKVGGVMGYDDTLWFGAVALSEDDEMNDHLRLRRGQLMEFNSFLAKDPRIECCLLSVGGGLTLCRRLF; encoded by the exons ATGGAGCGAGGCCGGGACAAGGGCGAGATCCTGGCAAGCAAAGCTCTCTCGAAG TACATATTGGAGACGAATGCATATCCGAGAGAGCACGAGCAGCTGAAAGAACTCAGGGAGGCCACAGTCCAGAAGTACCAAATCCG GAGTATAATGAACGTGCCGGCTGACGAGGGGCAGCTAATCTCCATGATGTTGAAGCTCATGAATGCGAAGAAGACGATCGAGATCGGAGTCTTCACCGGCTGTTCTCTTCTCACCACCGCACTTGCACTTCCGGCCGATGGCAAG ATAATAGCGATAGACCCGGATAAGGAGGCCTATGAAATTGGCCTACCATATATCCGAAAAGCTGGAGTTGATCATAAGATCAACTTCATCCAGTCGGATGCTTTCTCGGTTCTAAATGACCTTGTCGCGGAT AGCCAAGAAAAGGGAacctttgattttgcttttgtgGATGCCAAGAAGGATGACTACATGAAATACCACGAGCTGGTGCTCAAGTTGGTGAAGGTCGGAGGAGTGATGGGGTACGACGACACACTGTGGTTCGGTGCGGTCGCGCTCTCCGAAGACGACGAGATGAACGACCACCTGAGGCTCCGGAGAGGCCAACTCATGGAGTTCAATAGCTTCTTGGCGAAGGATCCGCGTATTGAGTGCTGTCTTCTTTCCGTCGGAGGTGGCCTCACGCTCTGTAGGCGCCTCTTTTAG